The genomic region TTTAAGCTGTCATTGGTATTAGTTTCATGAGTAGGTTATCTTCTGCTGTTGGAGCCTAAACTCTGTTTTTGGGTTTTGCTGTACTTTGGtgaaaaaaagggagaaaaagaaagttaattttcttgaatttatCAATTGGATACTTTAATTAACTGCTTTAAGAAGCAAGGAAGACAATATTGTGATTTAGCCTCGATGAGAATGTTTTTCATAAGATAGTTAACTTTGCTCTGTCTAGAGTAGAGGCAGTCATAACATGCAACACATTGATCGAAGCATTTTAGAATTCTCCACTGTATATAATGCAGTCAGGCGTGTTACTATTGTATTCAAAAGTGGCATTGCTGCATAATTTGTCAATAATTCAGTTGGCAGACTCAATTCACTGTTAAATTCATTATATATCGCATGGGCCTAGTTCAGTGCTTCTTGATTGTTGGTAAATGGTTGTTCTTAATTATACATGGGCTACTTATTAGGTCAGTTTTTAGTtttctaaatttaatttaGCTGACTTTCTTTCCactttaaattttgatatgtTCCATTTGAACTTTCTTCTGATTGCTGATTTGTTTAATTGATGGTATTTAGTTTCTAGGAAAGAGGAGGTGGGAACTTCAGATGGTTTCTGTATTAGTCCAGTTGATTTGAACAGCTTTTTTGAAGAAGATGGGAAGATATATGGTTACCAAGGGTTAAAGGTAATATACATTCATAAGTTGCAGCACACTAGCCTTTAAACAATCTTTTATTCTCTGTGATGGCTTAGTTTTGAGGTATTGTTTCCTTTCATTTTATGCAGATAACCATCTGGATTAGCAGTATATCATTTCATGCACATGCTGATATTACTTTCCAAGGCACATCTGATGTAAGTTGAAATTCTCATCCCTGAACTACCAGTAGCAGtttaatctcattttatatcatatgTTGAGTCCGTGAAGCATTTTTTGTGTCTTTCGTGgcattttaatgatttctaCTGTTATTTATTTCTAGGGGGGCAAAGGGATTACAGACCTGAAATCTGCTCTTGAGGTATACATTAGCTACCATTATAAAACCTTACTTTAATCCCTGATTTTGTGAGGCCTTCTTATTAAGTAAGTCTTCTTTCTGCAGAAAATTTTTGGTGAGACTCTTTTGGAGAACAAAAATGACTTCCTGCAAACTTTTTCAACTGAAAATAATTTCATCAGGTATTATGCCATGAAAATATTATGCACATATAAAGATGTATTGCCCATTTCTCTTTGCATTGTCAGGTTTCTATTCCTTTCAATAATGGTGTTGTGAACTTAAGATGTTTACCCTTTTCAGTTCAGCTGTATCAACTGGAGAGAAGTTGCAAAACAAAGCCTCCAATGGCCATATAAGTCATTTTAACAGCAATTCAGAAGCAGCCTCATCTGACCTGGAGGTATTATTTTACTATCTTTGCTATCTCTGCATGCACTGAAATGGGTGTTGTTCTCATTAATATCGTCTTCAATTGTGGATGAATAAAGTGTTTGTTTTGTTGCCTAAGTGTCACTGTTATACCATCTATTTTGTGTTCCATTTCCCCAACCTGAAACTTAAGTGttcaaattctattatatttGGTCTCAAATTTTGCATTGGAACTGAGCACAGGGAGTTGGGCTGCACTTTTGCTATTATCTTTTGAGATTGTTCATTGTTGTTTCCCATCTTGATACTAGTTTTAGTCTGAAGGTTGGTGTCATCTTTGTGACACCTGTTTGGGTTAGTTTTTTCATATTATGAAATTTTCAGGTACCCACGACAGAGAAGTTCTTTTTCCATTCCTTTCAATAatcatttcccttttttttttgcccttTTCTGTTTCCATATGCCTTTTTGGGCAGTGATGGTTTTAGTCCGTTGAATGATAATTTACATGCTGTAGGAGGCTAGTTGTGGTGAGAGTGCTCATTAATAGTTAAGAGCAGCATGGGAAAGTTCCATGGAGTGATTTTGTgggaaaaatatttgatagatTAAGTTACCTTGATGTTAACTTACTGGTAGATTGCATCACTATGAAATTAATGTTATTGAGTTGCATGCATGTGAATTTTGATATGCTTTCCTTCTGTTAGGTTGTTCGCATGGTGGTAGGCAATTTGGCTGCTGGACATCTTTATAGTCACTTGGTACCTCTGGTTCTTCTTCTTGTTGACGGTAATTCCATCACTTGTCACTGCATATTAATGGCAATATGTATTTCATTCTTAATATAATCTAAACAGTTATATTTTCTTGATTAGGTAGCAATCCTATTGATGTAACTGATCCAAGCTGGGAGTTATATCTCTTGATTCAGAAGAAAATGGATCAGCCAGAGAAACCTCAACATTTGTTGCTTGGTTTTACAGCAGTCTATCGTTTTTATCGTTACCCTCAGGGTTCACGCTTGCGACTTAGCCAggtttaatctctttctttgtCATTATTCATGTTAGTATCGGAGGTAGACTGAATGAAACCCAAATTATTTCACTCTTCAACAACTTTGGCATGTTGGTATATTTTACTAATCACCAGTAgcatttttcatgaaatttttgtttttggcaGATTTTGGTATTACCTCCTTACCAGCACAAGGGTTACGGCAGTTACATTGTGGAGGTGCTCAGCAATGTTGCAATATCTGAAAATGTTTATGACTTGACAGTTGAAGAGCCTCTAGATTACTTCCAACATGTGCGCACCTGTTATGATGTAAAAAGGCTGCTAGCCTTTGACCCAGCCCAGAGTGCAGTTAAATCAGCTGTCATGCGTCTGAAGCAAGGGAAATTGTCAAAGAAAACCTGTGTTCCTCGATTCCTGCCACCTCCTGATGTAGTTGAGGATGTCAGgaaaactttgaaaattaACAAGAAACAGTTTCTTCAGTGTTGGGAGATTTTGATATACCTCGGCCTTGATCCTTTAGAGAAGCATATGGAGGATTATGTGACAATCATTTCTAATAGGGTGAAGGCTGATATACTAGGGAAAGATTCTGAGACTGTGGGAAAGCAAGTGATTGATGTCCCTAGTGTTCATGATAAGGAGATGTCATTCGTCATGTTCAGGTCTCGGAACAGTAAGGTTGGTGGTGTTCAAATGGATGAAGATCAGGCAAAAACTCAAGGAGAGCAGCTGCAGCAGTTGGTTGATGAGAGAATCGAAGAGGTCAAGTTAATTGCGCAAAAAG from Theobroma cacao cultivar B97-61/B2 chromosome 9, Criollo_cocoa_genome_V2, whole genome shotgun sequence harbors:
- the LOC18588447 gene encoding histone acetyltransferase type B catalytic subunit yields the protein MGQKQQQPNPDPLPEPKKRRRVGFSNIDAGVEANDCTKIYLVSRKEEVGTSDGFCISPVDLNSFFEEDGKIYGYQGLKITIWISSISFHAHADITFQGTSDGGKGITDLKSALEKIFGETLLENKNDFLQTFSTENNFISSAVSTGEKLQNKASNGHISHFNSNSEAASSDLEVVRMVVGNLAAGHLYSHLVPLVLLLVDGSNPIDVTDPSWELYLLIQKKMDQPEKPQHLLLGFTAVYRFYRYPQGSRLRLSQILVLPPYQHKGYGSYIVEVLSNVAISENVYDLTVEEPLDYFQHVRTCYDVKRLLAFDPAQSAVKSAVMRLKQGKLSKKTCVPRFLPPPDVVEDVRKTLKINKKQFLQCWEILIYLGLDPLEKHMEDYVTIISNRVKADILGKDSETVGKQVIDVPSVHDKEMSFVMFRSRNSKVGGVQMDEDQAKTQGEQLQQLVDERIEEVKLIAQKVSQKHV